GGCTGTGGGCCTCGCCGTAGAACAGGTCGACCTCGTCCGGGTTGCCCGTATAGCCAGACAGCGAGTGAACCGAGATGAGGCGATCCCCACGCACGGCGGCGTCGAGTTCACGCTGGTTGTCGGCGGGCAGAGCGCCCTCGGAGACCATGGCCAGGCCTTCATCGAGCCAGCGCGGCAGCTCGGCATAGGGGTTGTCGGTGGCCAGGCCCACCACAACGTGGGTGAGCTCGTGGGCCATCGTGCCTTTGACCGCTTGATGGCTGCCCAGAATCAGCAGCGTGGCTTCATCTACCACTACGCCCAGGGTGAGGATGCGGTCATCAAAGGCATCGCTCTTGCCGGGAAGAGCGAGCGACATATCCGCCTTGGTGTCATAGACATAGATGTTGATATCGCGGTCGACCGTCACGCCCATCTCGGTCTGCAGGCGGGCCAGGGCATCAACGGCATAGCCCAGCAGCCGGTCGGCGCGGGACTGGTTGGTGCCGTACCAGTGCAGCAGGACACTGTCCCGCTGCGCCAGTTGCCACTTGAAGCGGTCGTCGTCGTAGGTAAAGTGAACGGGTTCCAGCCGCACCTGGCTGTTGGCCGAGTCCACCAGGCGCCAGTGGTATTCCATCTGCGCGCCCACCGGCACATCGCCGGGCTGGAGCTTCCAGACGTGCTCAAATGACGTTTGTCCAGGCTGCACCTCGAGCGGCACGCGCAGGGTGAGCCCTTCGCCCACCTTCTGGTAGTAGAGGGTCACCGCGTTGACCCGGGTGCCGGCGGCCAGGTTCAGGGCAAAGGTGATGTTGCGGCCAAAGTTCACCGCCACAGTGTTCTTGAGCACCTGAACGCCCTGGGCCCTTGCCGGCGCCGCGCGAGCGCCAACGGTCAGGACCGCCAGCAGCAGCGCGGCCCGGGCCAAACGCCTCAGCCGCGCAGTGAGCGGGGTACTCACAGCAGCTCTTCCACCGGGGTGTTGCGGCGCAGGTCGCCGATGTCGATCAGCATCTGGGGAATGTCGTCGATCACCGGGTATTTGCGGCCGCAATCGCGGCAGACGAGCCACGTCTTTTTGACTACGTCAAGCCGGCCGGGATCGGGATTGTCCGGCGAACGGTTGGGGTCGCTCACGCACGCCGGGCAGCGCAAAATGTCCTCATCCAGCAGCCACTGGGTTGATTGGCCGATCATGGGACCTCCTTTGGTTACGTACCACTGCCAGTATACACCAAAGGAGGTCCATGACCCAAAGAGGAGGGGGAGAGGCTCTTTGTTGGCGATCGTGCCGAGAGTGCTGGTCAGGGCACTGCTCCACAGACGTCGGCGGCCCGGTTTTGGTTCCATTTGCGGCTGCTTGGAGCGCGGAGTATACTCGTGGCGTTTGTTCATCGAGCCAGATGGAGGGCCTTATCACTCAGACTATCACGCCGGCTGAGACGCCATCCCAGGCGTTCCAGACGGTCAATGTGCTCAGCGTGGCTGGCGCCCACGCGGTGCACGATATGTACACCAGCTTTGTCGCGCCGTTGGTGCCCATTCTCATCGCCAGTCTGGCCATAACCAAGACTCAGGCCGGGCTGATGATCTTTTTCCTGCAGACGCCGGCCTTGTTTCAGCCGCTGATCGGGCGTCTGGTCGACCGCATCGGACTCAAGCCGGTTGTCTACCTCGCACCGGCCATCACGGCGGTGGGGATGAGCATCGCCGGTGTTGCGCCCAGCTACACCGTGCTGGCGGTGATCCTGACCCTGGTGGGCATCAACTCGGCCTTTTTCCATTCCGTTGGCTCGGTGATGTCGGGCACCCTATCAGGCCGGAGCATCGGCCGCGGCGCCGGGTTGTGGATGTTTGGCGCCGAGTTCGGGCGCACCCTGGGACCCCTGCTCGTCGTGGCGGCGGTGAGCCTGTGGACGGCGCGCAGCCTGCCGTGGCTGATGACCATTGGCCTGGCCGCCTCGGCGCTGCTCTACCTCAAACTGCGCCAGGTGCCGTTTCATCCGGCGCGAGCGACCTCACCGGGCGAGCCGTGGCTCAAGGCGATGCGCAGCATGGGCCCCCTGCTGCTGCCCATTCTGGGCGTAGTAACGGCGCGGGCCTTTCTCGTGTCGGCCCTCACGACATACCTGCCCACCTATTTGCAGGAAGAGGGAGCCAGCCTCACCATGGCCGGCGTTTCGCTCTCGGTGTTTGAGGCGGCGGGCACGATGGGCGCTCTCCTGGGCGGGGCCATCAGCGACCGGCTGGGACGCCACAAGACGGTGCTCATCTCGCTGCTGGCCTGCGTGCCGCTGATGGGGCTGTTCCTGCTGTCGGACGGCTGGCTGCGGCTGTTGAGCCTGGTGGGGCTGGGCTTTTTCATGCTGTCCAACCTCGGGGTGATTATGGCCCTGGTGCAGGAGAGCTTTCCCCGAGACCGGGCGCTGGCCAACGGCCTCTACCTGGCCTCGTACTTTGTGGCCGGCTCGGTGATGTCGGTCGTGGTGGGGTGGATCGGCGACTGGCTCGGCCTGCGCGCTGCTTTCACTATGGGTGCCTTCACTCCCCTGCTCGGGGCAGCCATGCTCTTTCTGCTGCCCGGAGCCA
This genomic interval from Chloroflexi bacterium ADurb.Bin180 contains the following:
- the fsr gene encoding Fosmidomycin resistance protein; the encoded protein is MEGLITQTITPAETPSQAFQTVNVLSVAGAHAVHDMYTSFVAPLVPILIASLAITKTQAGLMIFFLQTPALFQPLIGRLVDRIGLKPVVYLAPAITAVGMSIAGVAPSYTVLAVILTLVGINSAFFHSVGSVMSGTLSGRSIGRGAGLWMFGAEFGRTLGPLLVVAAVSLWTARSLPWLMTIGLAASALLYLKLRQVPFHPARATSPGEPWLKAMRSMGPLLLPILGVVTARAFLVSALTTYLPTYLQEEGASLTMAGVSLSVFEAAGTMGALLGGAISDRLGRHKTVLISLLACVPLMGLFLLSDGWLRLLSLVGLGFFMLSNLGVIMALVQESFPRDRALANGLYLASYFVAGSVMSVVVGWIGDWLGLRAAFTMGAFTPLLGAAMLFLLPGARREPVAATSA